A stretch of the Ensifer sp. PDNC004 genome encodes the following:
- a CDS encoding LuxR family transcriptional regulator, translating to MIDFSANLSALALPDGRTIRGPICCEDDIRRVIAQVADSYGFRGFLVLAIPETESNSLSVSALMTNYPAAFLKGYDSAGLINGSPVIQRLRRSTIPFTYDAHQLARRRADGKGDAAVCVFEQANMPRGLYLPVHDASGHRAAIAFGGDRPVVSNDELQELNLWAGVLYSKYMEVRDRDKRGAGSLSRREVECLRWAAAGKTTSEMAKILALSEYTVNHYLNRATRKLDSVNRVQTVAKAVRAGLIN from the coding sequence ATGATCGATTTCAGCGCGAATTTGTCGGCGTTGGCGCTTCCTGATGGGCGAACCATCCGTGGGCCGATTTGTTGTGAGGATGATATCAGGCGCGTGATCGCCCAGGTCGCGGATTCCTACGGTTTCCGTGGTTTCCTGGTGCTGGCCATTCCGGAGACGGAGAGCAACAGCCTGTCGGTCAGCGCACTGATGACGAACTACCCGGCTGCCTTTCTCAAGGGTTATGACAGCGCCGGCCTGATCAACGGCAGCCCGGTGATCCAGCGGCTGCGGCGCAGCACCATTCCCTTTACCTACGACGCGCACCAGCTCGCGCGCCGCCGTGCCGACGGCAAGGGCGACGCGGCGGTCTGCGTCTTCGAGCAGGCGAACATGCCGCGCGGCCTCTATCTGCCGGTGCACGATGCGAGCGGGCACCGCGCCGCGATCGCCTTTGGCGGCGACCGTCCTGTGGTCTCCAATGACGAGCTTCAGGAGCTCAATCTTTGGGCCGGCGTGCTCTACAGCAAATACATGGAGGTTCGCGATCGCGACAAGCGCGGTGCGGGAAGCCTTTCGCGCCGCGAGGTCGAATGTCTGCGTTGGGCGGCGGCCGGCAAGACCACCAGCGAAATGGCGAAAATTCTGGCGCTGTCCGAATATACGGTCAACCACTACCTCAACCGGGCAACGCGCAAGCTGGATTCGGTCAATCGCGTTCAGACCGTTGCAAAGGCCGTGCGCGCCGGGTTGATCAACTGA
- a CDS encoding IclR family transcriptional regulator — translation MTSKEAGGGDEGRAEAGTGTLGKAIAVLEAVVTSDGPQRFTDILARSGQPRGTLHRLLSHLVEEGLLIQRRDLSYEPGLRLLTLAYRSWSANRFRDVAEPHLQRLHELTGETVHLGILRETEIVYVDKVESRQTVRMSSQIGKASPAYCTGIGKAALSLLGQPALEGILARTEFHAFTPHTHRSAATLLAEIEEIRRDGHAFDREEHETEIRCVAAPILIPGSELAAGLSVTGPAYRVTMEQLSAWAAAVRAAARAVGEDAAIRLGPGRGGP, via the coding sequence ATGACGAGCAAAGAGGCAGGCGGCGGGGACGAGGGGCGTGCGGAGGCTGGCACGGGCACGCTCGGCAAGGCGATCGCCGTGCTGGAAGCGGTGGTCACCTCCGACGGCCCGCAGCGCTTCACCGATATTCTCGCTCGATCCGGCCAGCCGCGTGGCACGTTGCATCGGCTGCTCAGTCACCTCGTCGAAGAAGGGCTGCTGATCCAGCGTCGCGACCTTTCCTATGAGCCTGGCCTTCGGCTGCTGACGCTTGCCTATCGCTCATGGTCTGCCAATCGCTTCCGCGATGTTGCCGAACCGCACCTGCAGCGCCTGCACGAGTTGACGGGCGAGACCGTGCATCTCGGCATCCTGCGCGAGACCGAGATCGTCTATGTCGACAAGGTCGAGAGCCGCCAGACGGTGCGCATGAGTTCGCAGATCGGCAAGGCCTCGCCGGCCTATTGCACCGGCATCGGCAAGGCGGCGCTGTCCCTGCTTGGGCAGCCGGCGTTGGAAGGCATTCTGGCTCGAACCGAATTTCACGCTTTCACGCCGCACACCCATCGCTCGGCCGCCACCTTGCTGGCGGAGATCGAGGAAATCCGGCGCGACGGACACGCTTTCGATCGCGAGGAGCATGAAACGGAGATCCGCTGCGTTGCCGCGCCCATCCTCATTCCCGGCAGCGAACTTGCGGCCGGCCTGTCGGTGACGGGCCCCGCCTACAGGGTCACCATGGAGCAATTGTCGGCCTGGGCGGCTGCGGTTCGGGCCGCGGCGCGAGCGGTTGGCGAGGACGCGGCGATCCGCCTCGGGCCCGGCCGTGGTGGACCTTGA
- a CDS encoding SDR family NAD(P)-dependent oxidoreductase — protein MPVPRAQFHDLKDRAVLITGGGSGIGAALVEGFVDQGARVAFIDIDERASLDLVERLAARAGKAPLYIPADLRDIDAVKKAAQTAATALGAIHVLVNNAARDDREPLESVTEESWDESQAVNLRHLFFMSQAVAPHMREAGGGSIVNFSSIAYLLNMAEIPAYATAKAAIVGLTKSLAGKLGPDNIRVNAILPGMIVTERQKRLWLSDAAIAGMQERQCLKRSLTADDLVGPCLFLASACSSGMTAQTMIIDGGAL, from the coding sequence ATGCCGGTGCCGAGGGCACAGTTTCATGATCTCAAGGACCGCGCGGTGCTGATCACCGGTGGCGGTTCCGGCATTGGCGCAGCGCTTGTCGAGGGTTTCGTCGACCAGGGCGCACGGGTGGCCTTCATCGACATCGACGAACGGGCAAGTCTCGACCTCGTCGAAAGGCTCGCCGCCAGGGCCGGCAAGGCACCACTCTATATTCCCGCCGACTTGCGCGACATCGACGCGGTAAAGAAGGCCGCGCAGACGGCGGCGACCGCGCTCGGCGCGATCCATGTGCTCGTCAACAACGCCGCGCGTGACGATCGCGAGCCACTGGAAAGCGTAACCGAAGAGAGCTGGGACGAGAGCCAGGCGGTCAACCTCAGGCATCTCTTCTTCATGAGCCAGGCGGTTGCGCCGCATATGCGCGAAGCCGGCGGCGGGTCGATCGTCAATTTCTCGTCGATCGCCTATCTGCTCAACATGGCCGAAATCCCGGCCTATGCGACGGCGAAAGCCGCAATCGTCGGCCTGACCAAATCGCTCGCCGGAAAGCTCGGCCCCGACAATATCCGCGTCAACGCGATCCTGCCCGGCATGATCGTCACGGAGCGACAGAAGCGGCTGTGGCTGAGCGACGCGGCGATCGCCGGTATGCAGGAACGGCAGTGCCTGAAGCGAAGCCTCACCGCCGACGATCTCGTCGGCCCTTGCCTATTTCTCGCGTCGGCGTGTTCCTCGGGCATGACCGCGCAAACAATGATCATCGATGGAGGCGCACTGTGA